One genomic window of Acidovorax radicis includes the following:
- a CDS encoding glutathione S-transferase family protein: MLHLHHCISARSFRPLWMLEELQLPYQLHMLPFPPRAKARWFLDENPLGTVPLLVQGEAPNEVRMTESAAMCQYLAATHPDAGLDVAPTHPAYGAYLNWLHMSDATLTFPQTLVLRYGRFEPAERQQPQVVEDYSRWFLARLRAVETALAHSASDYLCAGRFTAADVAVGYALLLAQHLGLAPQFGPATQAYWQRLQARPGYQRAMVAQLRAAEEQGVPTTPAPDTQP, encoded by the coding sequence ATGCTCCACCTCCACCACTGCATCAGCGCCCGCTCCTTCCGCCCCCTGTGGATGCTCGAAGAGCTGCAACTGCCCTACCAGCTCCACATGCTGCCCTTCCCACCCCGCGCCAAGGCGCGGTGGTTTCTGGACGAGAACCCATTGGGCACGGTGCCGCTGTTGGTGCAGGGCGAGGCGCCGAACGAGGTGCGCATGACCGAATCCGCCGCCATGTGCCAATACCTGGCGGCCACGCACCCCGATGCAGGGCTGGATGTGGCGCCCACGCACCCGGCGTATGGCGCGTACCTGAACTGGCTGCACATGAGCGATGCCACGCTGACCTTCCCGCAGACGCTGGTGCTGCGCTACGGGCGCTTTGAGCCTGCAGAGCGCCAGCAGCCGCAGGTGGTGGAGGACTACAGCCGCTGGTTTCTGGCCCGGTTGCGCGCCGTAGAGACGGCACTGGCCCACAGCGCCAGTGACTATCTGTGCGCAGGCCGCTTTACGGCAGCGGATGTGGCGGTGGGCTATGCCTTGCTGCTGGCGCAGCACCTGGGGCTGGCTCCGCAATTTGGCCCAGCCACCCAGGCCTATTGGCAGCGTTTGCAGGCCCGGCCCGGTTACCAGCGGGCCATGGTGGCGCAACTGCGGGCGGCCGAAGAACAAGGCGTGCCCACCACGCCCGCGCCAGATACGCAGCCTTGA
- a CDS encoding alpha/beta hydrolase: MFKQLICIAALALSFTAMAQQQPTVVDLPTRPGVTQRMLVITPPEPKAAVILLAGGHGGLQIFQNGAFKWGEGNFLVRSRQLFADKGLMAVVVDAPSDRQRPPFLNGFRQTEEHAADLKATIAWAKATAKVPVWLVGTSRGTQSAAYAATVLQGADAPDGVVLTATILTDDKQRPVTAMALEKIQVPVLVVHHQQDGCAHCAYTEVPGLMGKLTHARRSQLITTTGGKNQGDACAAFAHHGFNGLEADVVGQIADWILAPAR, encoded by the coding sequence ATGTTCAAGCAACTCATCTGTATCGCAGCACTGGCCCTGTCATTCACGGCTATGGCCCAGCAGCAACCCACGGTGGTGGACCTGCCCACCCGCCCCGGCGTCACGCAGCGCATGCTGGTGATCACTCCGCCAGAGCCCAAAGCCGCCGTCATCCTGCTGGCGGGCGGGCATGGGGGGCTGCAGATATTTCAGAACGGAGCGTTCAAGTGGGGGGAAGGTAACTTCCTCGTCAGGTCGCGGCAGCTATTCGCCGACAAGGGCTTGATGGCGGTGGTGGTGGACGCTCCATCAGATCGGCAACGCCCCCCGTTTCTCAACGGCTTTCGCCAAACGGAGGAGCATGCGGCTGATTTGAAAGCGACCATTGCCTGGGCGAAAGCCACGGCCAAAGTGCCCGTGTGGCTGGTGGGCACCAGCCGTGGCACGCAGTCGGCGGCTTATGCGGCCACGGTACTGCAGGGCGCAGACGCCCCCGATGGCGTGGTGTTGACGGCGACCATCCTCACGGATGACAAGCAGCGCCCGGTGACGGCCATGGCACTGGAAAAAATCCAGGTGCCGGTGTTGGTGGTGCACCACCAGCAAGATGGGTGCGCGCATTGCGCGTACACCGAAGTTCCGGGCTTGATGGGCAAGCTGACCCACGCACGCCGCAGTCAGCTCATCACCACCACCGGCGGCAAGAACCAGGGGGATGCCTGCGCGGCATTTGCCCACCACGGCTTCAACGGCCTGGAGGCCGACGTGGTCGGGCAAATTGCCGACTGGATTCTGGCCCCGGCCCGCTAG
- a CDS encoding HAD family hydrolase, protein MKFEAILFDCDGVLVDSEPITNGVLCTMLNEAGWAISAQECMEIFIGKTVRSEAARIEAHTGQPLTDAWMAQFYARRNAELQARLQPIVGAVDAVRAVHTLLGGRIACASGADRQKVEMQLAQVGLAPYFGDRVFSGHEMPRTKPAPDVYLAAAAALKVDPSRCLVVEDTVTGVTAGVAAGATVVGYSPSSVGHGAPEALRAAGAVQVIADMALLPALLA, encoded by the coding sequence ATGAAATTTGAAGCAATCTTGTTCGACTGCGATGGTGTGCTGGTGGACAGCGAACCCATCACCAACGGCGTGCTGTGCACCATGCTCAACGAGGCGGGCTGGGCCATCAGCGCGCAAGAGTGCATGGAGATCTTCATCGGCAAAACCGTGCGCAGCGAGGCCGCCCGCATCGAGGCGCACACCGGCCAGCCGCTGACCGACGCCTGGATGGCCCAGTTCTACGCCCGCCGCAATGCCGAACTGCAAGCGCGCCTGCAGCCCATCGTCGGTGCGGTGGATGCCGTGCGCGCTGTGCACACGCTGCTGGGTGGCCGCATCGCCTGTGCCTCGGGCGCAGACCGGCAGAAGGTAGAGATGCAACTCGCCCAGGTGGGCCTGGCCCCTTACTTTGGCGACCGCGTTTTCAGCGGCCACGAAATGCCCCGCACCAAGCCCGCGCCCGACGTGTACTTGGCCGCCGCCGCGGCGCTGAAGGTAGACCCCTCGCGCTGCCTGGTGGTGGAAGACACGGTGACCGGCGTCACCGCCGGCGTGGCCGCCGGGGCCACGGTGGTCGGCTACAGCCCGTCATCGGTAGGCCACGGCGCGCCCGAAGCCCTGCGCGCCGCAGGGGCAGTGCAGGTGATTGCCGACATGGCCTTGCTGCCTGCGTTGCTGGCATAG
- a CDS encoding YchJ family protein gives MMPRPTDPCPCGRLAPAGPGGSKGKAAPVLPYADCCGRFIDHWDTQPAPDAECLMRSRYTAFVRERADYLLATWHPSHRPPALDFDAAAQWLGLEVRGHWVQDADHAEVEFVARHRLGGRAVRLHERSRFVREGGRWYYVDGDMPPVR, from the coding sequence ATGATGCCACGGCCCACCGACCCGTGCCCCTGCGGGCGCCTGGCGCCTGCGGGCCCGGGCGGCAGCAAGGGCAAAGCCGCCCCCGTGCTGCCCTATGCCGACTGCTGCGGCCGTTTTATCGACCACTGGGACACCCAGCCCGCGCCCGATGCCGAATGCCTCATGCGTTCGCGCTACACCGCCTTTGTGCGCGAGCGGGCCGACTACCTGCTGGCCACCTGGCACCCCAGCCACCGCCCGCCTGCGCTGGACTTTGACGCCGCCGCCCAATGGCTGGGCCTGGAGGTGCGCGGCCACTGGGTGCAGGACGCCGACCACGCCGAGGTCGAATTCGTCGCCCGCCACCGCTTGGGCGGCCGCGCCGTGCGCCTGCACGAACGCAGCCGCTTCGTGCGCGAAGGCGGGCGCTGGTACTACGTCGATGGCGACATGCCTCCCGTGCGTTGA
- a CDS encoding DUF4197 domain-containing protein encodes MQRRHFHQASVMSALLCATWQQAWALSLGDLSNADASSGLKAALTQGAQAAVSLLGRNDGFLGNPKVRIGLPGYLDDAAKVMKSLGQGKRIDELVVSINRAAEAAVPMGKDLLVGAVQKMTVTDAKNILSGGNTSVTTFFAEKTRVPLGERFLPVVNEATEKVGLTQKYNSFASKAAGFGLLKKEDANLAQYVTGKTLDGLYLMIGEEEQKIRQDPAAAGSAIAKKVFGALR; translated from the coding sequence ATGCAACGCCGCCATTTTCACCAAGCCAGTGTAATGAGTGCCCTGCTATGCGCCACATGGCAGCAAGCCTGGGCGTTGTCGCTCGGCGATCTCTCCAATGCCGATGCCTCCAGCGGCCTCAAGGCCGCATTGACGCAGGGCGCGCAGGCGGCGGTGTCGCTGCTGGGCCGCAACGATGGCTTTCTGGGTAACCCCAAGGTGCGCATCGGCCTGCCGGGCTATCTGGACGACGCCGCCAAGGTGATGAAGTCGCTGGGGCAGGGCAAGCGCATCGACGAACTGGTGGTGTCCATCAACCGCGCTGCCGAGGCGGCCGTGCCCATGGGCAAGGACCTGCTGGTGGGCGCTGTGCAGAAGATGACCGTCACCGATGCCAAGAACATCTTGTCGGGCGGCAACACGTCAGTCACCACCTTTTTTGCCGAGAAGACCCGCGTGCCCCTGGGCGAGCGGTTTTTGCCCGTGGTGAACGAGGCCACCGAGAAGGTCGGCCTCACGCAAAAGTACAACAGCTTTGCATCCAAGGCGGCAGGCTTCGGGCTGCTCAAGAAGGAAGACGCGAACCTGGCCCAGTATGTGACGGGCAAAACGCTCGATGGCCTGTACCTCATGATTGGTGAAGAGGAGCAGAAGATTCGTCAAGACCCCGCCGCTGCGGGCAGCGCCATCGCCAAGAAGGTGTTTGGCGCGCTGCGTTGA
- a CDS encoding DUF421 domain-containing protein, giving the protein MWEMSVPWWEFVLRGVVVYLFLLIFLRLTGKRQTGQYAPFDLVLLLILSNAVQNSMNAGDNSLIGGLISASTLIGCHVALSHLTYRFRRLERLIDGRPRVLVQDGKVDEMLMQNERISPSDLAAALRAGGCLHAHEVARATIEVNGQITVVLRPTRLPSDQT; this is encoded by the coding sequence ATGTGGGAAATGAGTGTGCCGTGGTGGGAGTTTGTGCTGCGCGGCGTGGTGGTATATCTGTTTTTGCTGATCTTCCTGCGGCTGACGGGCAAGCGGCAGACGGGGCAGTACGCACCGTTTGATCTGGTGCTGCTGCTGATCTTGTCGAACGCCGTGCAGAACTCGATGAATGCGGGCGACAACTCGCTCATTGGCGGGCTGATCTCGGCCAGCACGCTGATCGGTTGCCACGTGGCGCTGTCGCACCTCACCTACCGCTTTCGCCGGCTCGAGCGCCTGATCGACGGGCGCCCCCGTGTGCTGGTGCAGGACGGCAAGGTGGACGAAATGCTGATGCAAAACGAGCGGATATCACCCAGCGACCTGGCCGCCGCGCTGCGGGCGGGCGGTTGCCTGCACGCGCACGAGGTGGCGCGCGCCACCATCGAGGTCAACGGGCAAATCACGGTGGTGCTGCGGCCCACCCGCCTTCCCTCCGATCAGACATAA
- a CDS encoding alpha/beta fold hydrolase — protein MPFAQVNGQKLYYEDTGGNGRVIIFSHGLLMDSSMFAPQVQALRGTWRCITWDERGHGQTADPARCDPFSYYDSANDLAALLAHLGVQKAVLAGMSQGGYLSLRCALTHPEIVRALVLMDTQALPEDPAKMVGHEALIKAWLEGGLSDEIAAVVAHIILGDNWPGTAAWQAKWRQSTPPNLLQCFTTLGSRDDISDQLGAITMPALVVHGTLDHAIDLARAQAMADALPHAQMVPVPGGGHASNLTHPAPVNAALAAFLGTLP, from the coding sequence ATGCCTTTCGCGCAAGTCAATGGCCAGAAGCTGTATTACGAAGACACTGGTGGCAACGGCCGGGTGATCATCTTCTCGCACGGCCTCTTGATGGACAGCAGCATGTTTGCCCCGCAGGTGCAGGCCCTGCGCGGCACGTGGCGCTGCATCACCTGGGACGAGCGCGGCCACGGCCAGACGGCCGACCCCGCGCGCTGCGACCCGTTCAGCTATTACGACTCGGCCAATGACCTGGCCGCACTGCTGGCGCACCTGGGTGTGCAAAAGGCGGTGCTGGCGGGCATGTCGCAGGGCGGGTATCTGTCGCTGCGTTGCGCGCTGACGCACCCTGAGATCGTGCGCGCGTTGGTGCTGATGGACACGCAGGCCCTGCCCGAAGACCCCGCAAAGATGGTGGGCCATGAGGCACTCATCAAAGCCTGGCTGGAAGGGGGGCTGTCGGACGAGATCGCCGCCGTGGTGGCCCACATCATTCTGGGCGACAACTGGCCCGGCACAGCCGCCTGGCAGGCCAAGTGGCGCCAGTCCACGCCGCCCAATCTGCTGCAGTGCTTCACCACGCTCGGTAGCCGTGACGACATCAGCGACCAGTTGGGCGCCATCACCATGCCTGCGCTGGTGGTGCACGGCACGCTCGACCACGCCATTGATCTTGCGCGCGCCCAGGCCATGGCCGACGCCTTGCCCCATGCCCAGATGGTGCCGGTGCCCGGCGGCGGGCATGCCAGCAACCTCACCCACCCAGCGCCTGTCAATGCGGCATTGGCGGCGTTTTTGGGCACGCTGCCGTAG
- a CDS encoding acyl-CoA dehydrogenase family protein, whose amino-acid sequence MLLTQDQEMIRDAVRDFAQEQIAPHAARWDKEHHFPKDVHQGLAALGAYGICVPEEFGGANLDYLTLALVLEEIAAGDGGTSTSISVTNCPVNAILMRYGNAQQKRDWLTPLAQGQMLGAFCLTEPHVGSDASALRTTAVKQGDEYVINGVKQFITSGKNGHVAIVIAVTDKGAGKKGMSAFLVPTSSPGYVVARLEDKLGQHSSDTAQINFDNCRIPAENLIGAEGEGYKIALGALEGGRIGIAAQSVGMARSAFDAALAYSKERESFGTAIFNHQAVGFRLADCATQIEAARQLIWHAAALRDAGRPCLKEAAMAKLFASEMAERVCSAAIQTLGGYGVVSDFPVERIYRDVRVCQIYEGTSDVQKIIIQRALA is encoded by the coding sequence ATGCTGCTGACCCAAGACCAGGAAATGATCCGCGACGCGGTGCGCGACTTTGCGCAAGAGCAAATCGCGCCCCACGCCGCGCGGTGGGACAAGGAACACCACTTCCCCAAAGACGTGCACCAGGGCCTGGCGGCGCTCGGCGCCTACGGCATCTGCGTGCCCGAAGAATTTGGCGGTGCCAACCTCGACTACCTCACGCTTGCGCTGGTGCTCGAAGAAATCGCGGCCGGAGACGGCGGCACCAGCACCTCCATCAGCGTGACCAACTGCCCCGTCAACGCCATCCTCATGCGCTACGGCAACGCCCAGCAAAAGCGCGACTGGCTCACGCCGCTGGCCCAAGGTCAGATGCTGGGTGCTTTCTGTTTGACCGAGCCGCATGTGGGCTCGGACGCCTCGGCGCTGCGCACCACGGCGGTGAAGCAAGGCGATGAATACGTGATCAACGGCGTCAAGCAGTTCATCACCAGCGGCAAAAATGGCCACGTGGCCATCGTCATTGCCGTCACCGACAAAGGCGCAGGCAAGAAGGGCATGAGCGCCTTCCTGGTGCCCACCAGCAGCCCGGGCTATGTGGTGGCGCGGCTCGAAGACAAGCTGGGCCAGCACAGCAGCGACACGGCGCAGATCAACTTCGACAACTGCCGCATCCCGGCCGAGAACCTGATCGGCGCCGAGGGCGAGGGCTACAAAATCGCCCTGGGCGCGCTCGAAGGCGGGCGCATCGGCATCGCCGCGCAAAGCGTGGGCATGGCGCGCAGCGCGTTCGATGCGGCGCTGGCGTATTCCAAAGAGCGCGAAAGCTTCGGCACCGCCATCTTCAACCACCAGGCAGTGGGCTTTCGCCTGGCCGACTGCGCCACGCAGATCGAAGCCGCGCGCCAGCTCATCTGGCACGCCGCCGCGCTGCGCGATGCAGGGCGCCCGTGCCTGAAGGAAGCCGCCATGGCCAAGCTGTTTGCCAGCGAGATGGCCGAGCGCGTGTGCAGCGCCGCCATCCAGACGCTGGGCGGGTATGGCGTGGTGAGCGACTTCCCGGTGGAGCGCATCTACCGCGACGTGCGTGTGTGCCAGATTTACGAAGGCACCAGCGACGTGCAGAAGATCATCATTCAGCGCGCGTTGGCCTGA
- a CDS encoding SDR family oxidoreductase, whose protein sequence is MKSILVIGASRGIGLELVRQYTEAGHRVIATVRDDSGRERVQALGAEALAVDVANPASVSGLAWQLDGEKIETAWYVAGVIRRPNALTPPTQQDFDAVMHTNVLGAMQTLPQVAPMVADAQGVFAFLSSSMSQIGSVPNSGSWLYRTSKAALNMAVAAAQHDYPNATLITIDPGWVQTDMGGEGAALTVQDSVRGLRATVAGVTAADKGRLLHHDGRRAAHW, encoded by the coding sequence ATGAAATCCATACTTGTTATCGGCGCGTCGCGCGGCATCGGGCTGGAGCTGGTGCGCCAGTACACCGAGGCGGGCCACCGCGTGATTGCCACTGTGCGCGACGATTCGGGCCGCGAGCGGGTACAGGCCCTGGGGGCCGAGGCGCTGGCCGTGGACGTGGCCAACCCTGCCAGCGTCAGCGGGCTGGCCTGGCAGCTGGACGGCGAGAAGATCGAGACTGCCTGGTATGTGGCGGGTGTCATCCGCCGCCCCAACGCGCTCACGCCGCCCACACAGCAAGACTTTGATGCCGTCATGCACACCAACGTGCTGGGCGCCATGCAGACGCTGCCGCAGGTCGCGCCCATGGTGGCCGATGCGCAGGGCGTGTTCGCGTTCCTGTCCTCGTCCATGTCGCAGATCGGCAGCGTGCCGAACAGCGGCTCGTGGCTGTACCGCACCAGCAAAGCCGCGTTGAACATGGCGGTGGCTGCAGCCCAGCATGACTACCCCAACGCCACGCTCATCACCATCGACCCCGGCTGGGTGCAGACCGACATGGGCGGCGAAGGCGCTGCGCTGACCGTGCAAGACAGCGTGCGCGGCTTGCGCGCCACCGTGGCGGGGGTGACTGCCGCCGACAAGGGCCGTTTGCTGCACCACGACGGCCGCCGCGCGGCGCACTGGTGA
- a CDS encoding pyridoxamine 5'-phosphate oxidase family protein gives MIETLEQLRALYAAPGERALRKQQPQLDVHCQRFIALSPFCVVASGGAGGALLDASPRGGAPGFVKSPDPHTLLLPDAGGNNRLDTLTNLLDDPRIGLLFMIPGVDETLRVNGTARLRDEALYTDFFTAERQRPKIVIEVRVAEAYLHCSKAFMRSRLWSADAQVDRAALPTMGQMIHDQMGLATEPESQVAMLQRYRAQLAQEQQLGDA, from the coding sequence ATGATCGAAACCCTCGAACAATTGCGTGCCCTGTATGCCGCCCCCGGCGAGCGGGCCCTGCGCAAGCAGCAACCGCAGCTGGATGTGCACTGTCAGCGCTTCATTGCCCTGTCGCCGTTCTGTGTGGTGGCCAGTGGTGGAGCCGGTGGTGCGTTGCTCGATGCCTCGCCACGCGGCGGCGCGCCGGGGTTCGTGAAGTCGCCCGACCCGCACACCCTGCTGCTGCCCGATGCGGGCGGCAACAACCGGCTCGACACCCTGACCAATCTGCTCGACGACCCGCGCATCGGTTTGCTGTTCATGATTCCGGGTGTCGATGAAACCTTGCGGGTGAACGGCACGGCGCGCCTGCGCGACGAGGCGCTGTACACCGATTTCTTCACCGCCGAGCGCCAGCGCCCAAAAATAGTGATCGAAGTGCGCGTGGCCGAGGCGTATCTGCACTGCTCCAAGGCCTTCATGCGCTCGCGGCTGTGGTCGGCTGATGCGCAGGTGGACCGCGCTGCACTGCCCACCATGGGCCAGATGATTCACGACCAGATGGGCCTCGCCACCGAGCCGGAGTCGCAGGTCGCCATGCTGCAGCGCTATCGCGCCCAACTGGCGCAGGAGCAGCAGCTCGGTGACGCCTGA
- a CDS encoding DUF695 domain-containing protein: MTAPSPEITAFWRDFSDAQASLQAQPLRERVEAANALIERHLSGLALEMSGDDDDVVVDLIVTAHGLTENFPLLMQVVAAAPALQHYRVRAFRERTTQPDFPIGMEGFELATSEVLVALEQDGGQAALEIRFDRDIPGDYADHARNMAFIMLDHVLGEYDFAVKVGAVDFLDEPGDPQAQWIGLHQLPPVFDRYWIETLGRTSDFPGSEQDWAVMTLAFGGQGDQEGDGHDGAGVPEDIAIVSINRSANAVAMRADLTYALTLDLAMGNRDESAAVQALHDQAATLLELPQLGIMAYTMTRAGRRKAVYYVGDEQLAKQALAPLLLRDEAESLALSITYDPAWSGYFEFAAH, encoded by the coding sequence ATGACTGCACCATCTCCCGAGATCACCGCCTTCTGGCGCGACTTTTCTGATGCCCAGGCATCGCTGCAGGCCCAGCCGCTGCGCGAGCGGGTGGAGGCGGCCAACGCGCTCATCGAGCGCCACCTCAGCGGCCTGGCGCTGGAGATGTCCGGCGACGACGACGATGTGGTGGTGGACCTCATCGTCACCGCCCATGGCCTGACAGAGAACTTTCCGCTGCTGATGCAGGTGGTGGCGGCAGCGCCTGCGCTGCAGCACTACCGCGTGCGCGCGTTTCGCGAGCGCACCACGCAGCCCGACTTTCCCATCGGCATGGAAGGTTTCGAGCTGGCCACGTCCGAGGTGCTGGTCGCGCTGGAGCAGGATGGCGGGCAGGCCGCGCTGGAGATCCGCTTCGACCGCGACATACCCGGCGACTACGCGGACCACGCGCGCAACATGGCGTTCATCATGCTCGACCATGTGCTGGGCGAATACGACTTTGCCGTGAAGGTGGGGGCGGTCGATTTTCTGGACGAGCCTGGCGACCCGCAGGCGCAGTGGATAGGGCTGCATCAGTTGCCACCGGTGTTTGATCGCTACTGGATCGAGACCCTGGGTCGCACCAGCGACTTCCCCGGCAGCGAGCAAGACTGGGCGGTCATGACGCTGGCATTTGGCGGACAGGGCGACCAAGAAGGCGATGGGCATGATGGCGCTGGCGTGCCAGAGGACATCGCCATCGTCTCGATCAACCGCAGCGCCAATGCCGTGGCCATGCGCGCCGACTTGACCTATGCGCTGACGCTGGATCTGGCAATGGGTAACCGCGACGAAAGTGCAGCCGTGCAGGCCCTGCACGACCAGGCGGCCACGTTGCTGGAGCTGCCGCAGCTGGGCATCATGGCCTACACCATGACCCGCGCAGGCCGTCGCAAGGCGGTGTACTACGTGGGTGACGAGCAACTCGCCAAACAGGCGCTGGCGCCCTTGCTGCTGCGCGACGAGGCCGAGTCGCTGGCGTTGAGCATCACCTACGACCCGGCATGGTCCGGCTATTTCGAATTCGCAGCCCATTGA
- a CDS encoding acetyl-CoA C-acyltransferase, with amino-acid sequence MSTTIQDPIVIVGAARTPMGSLQGDFSSLAAHDLGGAAIKAAIERAGVSPDAVGEVLFGNCLMAGQGQAPARQAAFKGGLPKGAGAVTLSKMCGSGMKAAMFAHDMLLAGTHDVMVAGGMESMTNAPYLLQKGRGGYRLGHDRIFDHMMLDGLEDAYEAGRSMGTFGEDCAATYQFTREQQDAFATASVQRAKAATESGAFAAEIVPVTVKTRAGEAVVSVDEGPGKVKLEKIASLKPAFKKDGTITAASSSSINDGAAALVMMRESTAKKLGCKPLARIVSHATHAQEPEWFATAPLGATQKALAKAGWAVGDVQLWEINEAFAVVPMALMKELDLPHDKVNVNGGACALGHPIGASGARIMVTLMYALKARGLTKGLATLCIGGGEATAVALELV; translated from the coding sequence ATGTCCACGACCATTCAAGACCCCATCGTCATCGTCGGCGCCGCGCGTACCCCCATGGGCTCGCTGCAGGGCGACTTTTCCAGCCTGGCCGCGCACGACCTGGGCGGTGCCGCCATCAAGGCCGCCATCGAGCGCGCCGGTGTGTCGCCTGACGCCGTGGGTGAAGTGCTGTTCGGCAACTGCCTGATGGCCGGCCAGGGCCAGGCGCCCGCGCGCCAGGCCGCGTTCAAGGGCGGCCTGCCCAAGGGCGCGGGCGCCGTCACGCTCAGCAAGATGTGCGGCTCGGGCATGAAGGCCGCCATGTTTGCGCACGACATGCTGCTGGCCGGCACACACGACGTGATGGTGGCAGGTGGCATGGAGAGCATGACCAACGCCCCCTACCTGCTGCAAAAGGGCCGTGGCGGCTACCGCCTGGGTCATGACCGCATCTTCGACCACATGATGCTCGACGGCCTGGAAGACGCCTACGAAGCGGGCCGCAGCATGGGCACCTTTGGTGAAGACTGCGCGGCCACGTACCAGTTCACCCGCGAGCAGCAGGACGCGTTTGCCACCGCCAGCGTGCAGCGCGCCAAGGCGGCCACCGAGTCCGGCGCTTTCGCAGCCGAGATCGTGCCCGTCACCGTCAAGACCCGCGCGGGCGAGGCGGTGGTGTCGGTGGACGAAGGCCCCGGCAAGGTCAAGCTCGAAAAGATCGCCAGCCTGAAACCCGCCTTCAAGAAGGACGGCACCATCACCGCCGCCTCCAGCTCCAGCATCAACGACGGTGCCGCCGCGCTGGTGATGATGCGCGAGTCCACCGCCAAAAAGCTGGGCTGCAAGCCCCTGGCCCGCATCGTGAGCCACGCCACGCACGCGCAAGAGCCCGAGTGGTTTGCCACCGCCCCACTGGGCGCTACGCAGAAAGCGCTGGCCAAGGCCGGATGGGCTGTGGGCGATGTGCAGTTGTGGGAGATCAACGAGGCCTTCGCCGTGGTGCCCATGGCGCTCATGAAAGAGCTGGATCTGCCGCACGACAAGGTCAATGTGAACGGCGGCGCCTGCGCACTGGGCCACCCCATCGGTGCCAGCGGTGCGCGCATCATGGTCACGCTGATGTATGCACTCAAGGCACGCGGCTTGACCAAGGGCCTGGCCACGTTGTGCATCGGCGGCGGCGAGGCCACGGCGGTGGCGCTGGAACTCGTTTGA